One genomic segment of Musa acuminata AAA Group cultivar baxijiao chromosome BXJ3-3, Cavendish_Baxijiao_AAA, whole genome shotgun sequence includes these proteins:
- the LOC135634312 gene encoding cytochrome P450 CYP72A616-like, whose amino-acid sequence MAEFLAADVLWSLGWGVAGLLFLAWALRVLNWAWWRPRRLERALRAQGLKGTAYRFPYGDLKENARFSKEARAKSMPLAHNIIPRLLPFYHRAMDEYGKISFTWLGPVPQVAITDPELVREVLSNKFGHFRKPNQNPLARFFARGLAVYEGEKWVKHRRILNPAFHAEKLKRMLPAFSACCSDLMDRWENMAGSEACYELDVWPELQSFTGDVISRTAFGSSYEEGRPIFHLQAEQAELLIQVVQNLYVPGYRFLPTPKNKRIRAIDREIRSILRGIIKKREQDIKTGMASNDDLLGLLMESNMKHLQEDGNKNAGMTTEDVIEECKLFYFAGQETTSVLLTWTMICLSMHPTWQIRAREEVLRVFGDNKPDLDGLSHLKIVTMILYEVLRLYPPGILLQRQTYKTMKLGDVVYPPGVLLLLHVIFVHHDPNLWGKDASEFNPERFAEGVSRASKEQVAFFPFGGGPRICIGQNFALLEAKMGLSMILQHFSFDLSPSYAHAPHTVFTLHPQHGAQIRLRKL is encoded by the exons ATGGCCGAGTTCCTGGCGGCGGACGTGCTGTGGAGCTTGGGATGGGGCGTGGCCGGGCTGCTGTTTCTGGCGTGGGCCTTGCGGGTGCTCAACTGGGCGTGGTGGAGGCCGAGGCGGCTGGAGCGCGCGCTCCGGGCGCAGGGGCTCAAAGGCACCGCATACCGCTTCCCCTACGGCGACCTCAAGGAGAACGCGCGGTTCAGCAAGGAGGCCCGCGCCAAGTCCATGCCCCTCGCCCACAACATCATCCCTCGCCTTCTCCCTTTTTATCATCGCGCCATGGACGAGTACG GTAAGATATCATTCACATGGTTGGGGCCTGTGCCGCAAGTGGCCATCACGGATCCGGAGCTGGTGAGGGAGGTTCTATCCAATAAGTTCGGCCACTTCCGGAAGCCGAACCAGAACCCCCTCGCCCGGTTCTTCGCCAGAGGCCTCGCTGTGTACGAAGGCGAAAAGTGGGTCAAACATAGGAGGATTCTGAATCCTGCTTTCCATGCGGAGAAGCTAAAG CGAATGTTGCCGGCATTCTCTGCTTGCTGTAGTGATCTGATGGATAGATGGGAGAACATGGCGGGCTCTGAGGCATGTTATGAGTTAGATGTTTGGCCTGAGCTCCAAAGCTTCACTGGAGATGTCATTTCACGAACTGCCTTCGGTAGCAGCTACGAAGAAGGAAGGCCAATTTTCCATCTTCAAGCTGAGCAGGCTGAGCTCCTTATTCAGGTTGTCCAAAATCTTTATGTCCCTGGGTACAG gtttcttcccacccCAAAGAACAAGAGAATAAGAGCAATTGATAGAGAGATCCGATCGATTCTGAGAGGCATAATAAAGAAGAGAGAACAGGATATAAAGACTGGAATGGCAAGCAACGATGACCTGTTGGGCCTGTTGATGGAGTCTAACATGAAGCACTTACAAGAAGATGGGAACAAGAATGCCGGGATGACAACCGAAGATGTGATTGAAGAATGCAAGCTCTTCTACTTTGCAGGGCAGGAGACAACATCTGTGTTGCTGACATGGACAATGATCTGCTTGAGCATGCACCCTACCTGGCAGATCCGCGCTAGAGAAGAAGTTCTTCGAGTCTTTGGCGATAACAAACCCGATTTGGATGGCTTGAGCCACTTAAAGATC GTGACCATGATTCTGTATGAGGTGCTCAGGCTATACCCTCCAGGAATTCTCCTCCAGAGGCAGACATACAAGACGATGAAACTTGGGGATGTGGTTTACCCACCAGGAGTTCTCCTCCTGCTGCATGTAATCTTCGTCCACCATGATCCAAACCTGTGGGGCAAAGATGCCAGTGAGTTCAATCCAGAGAGGTTCGCCGAAGGGGTGTCAAGGGCGTCGAAGGAACAGGTTGCGTTCTTCCCGTTCGGCGGAGGCCCACGAATTTGCATCGGCCAGAACTTTGCGTTGCTGGAAGCAAAGATGGGACTGAGCATGATTCTTCAGCATTTCTCCTTTGATCTCTCGCCGTCGTATGCTCACGCTCCACACACTGTCTTCACTCTTCATCCCCAGCACGGTGCTCAAATAAGGTTGCGAAAACTCTAA
- the LOC135632793 gene encoding cytochrome P450 CYP72A616-like: MAEFLAAEVLWSLGWGVAGLLFMAWALRVLNWAWWRPRRLERALRAQGLNGTPYGFPYGDVKETARLREEARSKPMPLAHNIIPRLLPFFHRAMDEYGKISFTWFGPVPQVNIKDPELVREVLSNKFGHFGKPNQNPLARFFARGLAVYEGEKWVKHRRILNPAFHAEKLKRMLPAFSACCSDLMDRWENMAGSEACYELDVWPELQSFTGDVISRTAFGSSYEEGRPIFHLQAEQAELLIQVVQNLYVPGYRFLPTPKNKRIKAIDREIRSILRGIIKKREQDIKTGMASNDDLLGLLMESNMKHLQEDGNKNAGMTTEDVIEECKLFYFAGQETTSVLLTWTMICLSMHPTWQIRAREEVLRVFGDNKPDLDGLSHLKIVTMILYEVLRLYPPGILLQRQTYKTMKLGDVVYPPGVLLLLHVIFVHHDPNLWGKDASEFNPERFAEGVSRASKEQVAFFPFGGGPRICIGQNFALLEAKMGLSMILQHFSFDLSPSYAHAPHTVFTLHPQHGAQIRLRKL; encoded by the exons ATGGCCGAGTTCCTGGCGGCGGAAGTGCTGTGGAGCTTGGGATGGGGCGTGGCCGGGCTGCTGTTTATGGCGTGGGCCTTGCGGGTGCTCAACTGGGCGTGGTGGAGGCCGAGGCGGCTGGAGCGCGCGCTCCGGGCACAGGGGCTCAACGGCACCCCATACGGCTTCCCCTACGGCGACGTCAAGGAGACCGCGCGGTTGAGAGAGGAGGCCCGCTCCAAGCCCATGCCCCTCGCCCACAACATCATCCCTCGCCTTCTCCCTTTTTTTCATCGCGCCATGGACGAGTACG GTAAGATATCATTCACATGGTTCGGGCCAGTGCCGCAAGTGAACATCAAGGATCCAGAGCTGGTGAGGGAGGTTCTATCAAATAAGTTCGGCCACTTCGGGAAGCCGAACCAGAACCCCCTCGCCCGGTTCTTCGCCAGAGGCCTCGCTGTGTACGAAGGCGAAAAGTGGGTCAAACATAGGAGGATTCTGAATCCTGCTTTCCATGCGGAGAAGCTAAAG CGAATGTTGCCGGCATTCTCTGCTTGCTGTAGCGATCTGATGGATAGATGGGAGAATATGGCGGGCTCTGAGGCATGTTATGAGTTGGATGTTTGGCCTGAGCTCCAAAGCTTCACTGGAGATGTCATTTCACGAACTGCCTTCGGTAGCAGCTACGAAGAAGGAAGACCAATTTTCCATCTTCAAGCTGAGCAGGCTGAGCTCCTTATTCAGGTTGTCCAAAATCTTTATGTCCCAGGGTACAG gtttcttcccacccCAAAGAATAAGAGAATAAAAGCAATTGATAGAGAGATCCGATCGATTCTGAGAGGCATAATAAAGAAGAGAGAACAGGATATAAAGACTGGAATGGCAAGCAACGATGACCTGTTGGGCCTGTTGATGGAGTCTAACATGAAGCACTTACAAGAAGATGGGAACAAGAATGCCGGGATGACAACCGAAGATGTGATTGAAGAATGCAAGCTCTTCTACTTTGCAGGGCAGGAGACAACATCTGTGTTGCTGACATGGACAATGATCTGCTTGAGCATGCATCCTACCTGGCAGATCCGCGCTAGAGAAGAAGTTCTTCGAGTCTTTGGCGATAACAAACCCGATTTGGATGGCTTGAGCCACTTAAAGATC GTGACCATGATTCTGTATGAGGTGCTCAGGCTATACCCTCCAGGAATTCTCCTCCAGAGGCAGACATACAAGACGATGAAACTTGGGGATGTGGTTTACCCACCAGGAGTTCTCCTCCTGCTGCATGTAATCTTCGTCCACCATGATCCAAACCTGTGGGGCAAAGATGCCAGTGAGTTCAATCCAGAGAGGTTCGCCGAAGGGGTGTCAAGGGCGTCGAAGGAACAGGTTGCGTTCTTCCCGTTCGGCGGAGGCCCACGAATTTGCATCGGCCAGAACTTTGCGTTGCTGGAAGCAAAGATGGGACTGAGCATGATTCTTCAGCATTTCTCCTTTGATCTCTCGCCGTCGTATGCTCACGCTCCACACACTGTCTTCACTCTTCATCCCCAGCACGGTGCTCAAATAAGGTTGCGAAAACTCTAA
- the LOC135633548 gene encoding WRKY transcription factor 28-like has translation MSGDQEREHHPFPYHEELSAVFSGKPAGSVAEAGQRGFDPQAVSTPFESFTELLCGTPTDDGSLARAFGFSCLAPADAVGSGGEALRELMADGNDNFSCNLTSTSWCGGGTTPVTPNSSASSSSTEAAGEEGGALRKKDQLKREEDGDDMSNKVKKPKKERRQREPRFAFVTRSEVDHLDDGYRWRKYGQKAVKNSPYPRSYYRCTTPKCPVKKRVERSYEDPTIVVTTYEGKHTHQSPHTVRANTHLLAHPLPMMSTSFSQLPQLGCTTQQGNINPNAFPSNLSSALQPSRFPDCGLLQDILSSFLHGSQP, from the exons ATGTCTGGAGATCAGGAGAGGGAGCATCACCCGTTCCCGTACCACGAGGAGCTGTCGGCGGTCTTCTCCGGGAAGCCAGCAGGCAGCGTCGCCGAAGCTGGTCAACGTGGTTTCGATCCGCAAGCAGTGTCGACGCCGTTCGAGAGCTTCACCGAATTGTTGTGTGGCACGCCGACGGACGACGGTTCTTTAGCTAGAGCTTTCGGGTTCTCGTGTTTAGCGCCCGCAGATGCGGTTGGTTCCGGTGGTGAAGCGTTGCGTGAGTTGATGGCCGATGGTAATGATAATTTCAGTTGCAACTTGACGTCGACGTCCTGGTGCGGTGGAGGTACCACTCCGGTGACACCTAATTCTTCGGCCTCTTCGTCTTCCACTGAGGCGGCCGGAGAAGAAGGCGGAGCACTGCGTAAGAAGGATCAGCTGAAGCGGGAGGAGGACGGGGACGATATGTCTAACAAAGT GAAGAAACCGAAGAAGGAGAGAAGGCAAAGGGAGCCACGCTTTGCTTTCGTGACCAGAAGCGAGGTCGATCATCTCGACGACGGCTATCGGTGGAGAAAATACGGCCAGAAGGCGGTCAAGAACAGCCCTTATCCAAG AAGCTACTACCGTTGCACCACTCCAAAGTGCCCGGTGAAGAAGAGGGTGGAGAGATCTTACGAAGATCCAACGATTGTGGTGACGACGTACGAAGGCAAACATACACATCAAAGCCCACATACAGTTAGAGCGAATACGCACCTATTAGCTCATCCTCTTCCGATGATGTCGACGAGCTTCTCACAGTTGCCCCAACTGGGGTGTACCACCCAGcaagggaacataaaccctaatgCTTTCCCGTCAAACTTATCATCTGCGCTTCAACCGTCCCGATTCCCCGACTGCGGTCTCCTCCAAGACATACTTTCCTCCTTCCTTCACGGCAGCCAACCATGA
- the LOC135632258 gene encoding cytochrome P450 CYP72A616-like → MKSCLLEAPPIRSSVAMAEFLAADVLWSLGWGVAGLLFLAWALRVLNWAWWRPRWLERALRAQGLNGTAYRFPYGDLKENARFSKEARAKPMPLAHNIIPRLLPFLNRAMDEYGKISFTWLGPVPQVTITDPEQVREVLSNKFGHFGKPNQNPLVRFFARGLFVYEGEKWVKHRRILNPAFHAEKLKRMLPAFSACCSDLMDRWENMAGSEACYELDVWPELQSFTGDVISRTAFGSSYEEGRPIFQLQAEQAELLIQVVQNLYVPGYRFLPTPKNKRIKAIDREIRSILRGIIKKREQDIKTGKASTDDLLGLLMESNMKRLQEDGNKNAGMTTEDVIEECKLFYFAGQETTSALLTWTMICLSMHPTWQVRAREEVLRVFGENKPDFDGLSHLKIVTMILYEVLRLYPPVIILRRQTYKTMKLGDVVYPPGVLLLLHVIFVHHDPNLWGKDASEFNPERFAEGVSKASKEQVAFFPFGGGPRICIGQNFALLEAKMGLSMILQHFSFDLSPSYAHAPHTVFIHHPQHGAQIRLRKL, encoded by the exons ATGAAGTCGTGTTTGCTAGAGGCTCCACCCATACGATCGTCCGTGGCCATGGCCGAGTTCTTGGCGGCGGACGTGCTGTGGAGCTTGGGATGGGGCGTGGCCGGGCTGCTGTTTCTGGCGTGGGCCTTGCGGGTGCTCAACTGGGCGTGGTGGAGGCCGAGGTGGCTGGAGCGCGCCCTCCGGGCGCAGGGGCTCAACGGCACCGCATACCGCTTCCCCTACGGCGACCTCAAGGAGAACGCGCGGTTCAGCAAGGAGGCCCGCGCCAAGCCCATGCCCCTCGCCCACAACATCATCCCTCGCCTTCTCCCTTTTTTAAATCGCGCCATGGACGAGTACG GTAAGATATCATTTACATGGTTGGGGCCTGTGCCGCAAGTGACCATCACGGATCCGGAGCAGGTGAGGGAGGTTCTATCCAATAAGTTCGGCCACTTTGGGAAGCCGAACCAGAACCCCCTCGTCCGGTTCTTCGCCAGAGGGCTCTTTGTGTACGAAGGCGAAAAGTGGGTCAAACATAGGAGGATTCTGAATCCTGCTTTCCATGCGGAGAAGCTAAAG CGAATGTTGCCGGCATTCTCTGCTTGCTGTAGTGATCTGATGGATAGATGGGAGAATATGGCGGGCTCTGAGGCATGTTATGAGTTAGATGTTTGGCCTGAGCTCCAAAGCTTCACTGGAGATGTCATTTCACGAACTGCCTTCGGTAGCAGCTACGAAGAAGGAAGGCCAATTTTCCAACTTCAAGCTGAGCAGGCTGAGCTCCTTATTCAAGTTGTCCAAAATCTTTATGTCCCAGGGTACAG gtttcttcccacccCAAAGAACAAGAGAATAAAAGCAATTGATAGAGAGATCCGATCGATTCTGAGAGGCATAATAAAGAAGAGAGAACAGGATATAAAGACTGGAAAGGCAAGCACCGATGACCTGTTGGGCCTGTTGATGGAGTCCAACATGAAGCGCTTACAAGAAGATGGGAACAAGAATGCCGGGATGACAACCGAAGATGTGATTGAAGAATGCAAGCTCTTCTACTTTGCAGGGCAGGAGACAACATCTGCGTTGCTGACATGGACAATGATCTGCTTGAGCATGCATCCTACTTGGCAGGTCCGCGCTAGAGAAGAAGTTCTTCGAGTCTTTGGCGAAAACAAACCCGATTTTGATGGCCTGAGCCACTTGAAGATC GTGACCATGATTCTGTATGAGGTGCTCAGGCTATACCCTCCAGTAATTATCCTCCGGAGGCAGACATACAAGACGATGAAACTTGGAGATGTGGTTTACCCACCAGGAGTTCTCCTCCTGCTGCATGTAATCTTCGTCCACCATGATCCAAACCTGTGGGGCAAAGATGCCAGTGAGTTCAATCCAGAGAGGTTCGCCGAAGGGGTCTCAAAGGCGTCGAAGGAACAGGTTGCGTTCTTCCCGTTCGGCGGAGGCCCACGAATTTGCATCGGCCAGAACTTTGCGTTGCTGGAAGCAAAGATGGGACTGAGCATGATTCTTCAGCATTTCTCCTTTGATCTCTCGCCGTCGTATGCTCACGCTCCCCACACTGTTTTCATTCATCATCCCCAGCACGGTGCTCAAATAAGGTTGCGAAAACTCTGA
- the LOC135634245 gene encoding cytochrome P450 CYP72A616-like: protein MATKLSDVIAEVNCPELSTLFVAIKTCLLEAPPIRSSVAMAEFLVADVLWSLGWGVAGLLFLAWALRVLNRAWWRPRWLERALRAQGLNGTAYRFPYGDLKENARFSKEARAKPMPLAHNIIPRLLPFLNRAMDEYGKISFTWFGPVPQVTITDPELVREVLSNKFGHFGKPKQHPLGRFFARGLAVYEGEKWVKHRRILNPAFHAEKLKRMLPAFSACCSDLMDRWENMAGSEACYELDVWPELQSFTGDVISRTAFGSSYEEGRPIFHLQAEQAELIIQVVQNLYVPGYRFLPTPKNKRIKAIDREIRSILRGIIKKREQDIKTGKASTDDLLGLLMESNMKHLQEDGNKNAGMTTEDVIEECKLFYFAGQETTSVLLTWTMICLSMHPTWQVRAREEVLRVFGYNKPDLDGLSHLKIVTMILYEVLRLYPPAILLQRQTYKTMKLGDVVYPPGVLLLLHLIFVHHDPNLWGKDASEFNPERFAEGVSKASKEQVAFFPFGGGPRICIGQNFALLEAKMGLSMILQHFSFDLSPSYAHAPHTVLTLHPQHGAQIRFRKL from the exons ATGGCCACGAAGCTCTCGGACGTAATCGCTGAAGTCAACTGTCCCGAACTCTCCACACTTTTTGTTGCCATAAAGACCTGTTTGTTAGAGGCTCCACCCATACGATCGTCCGTGGCCATGGCCGAGTTCCTGGTTGCGGACGTGCTGTGGAGCTTGGGATGGGGCGTGGCCGGGCTGCTGTTTCTGGCGTGGGCCTTGCGGGTGCTCAACCGCGCGTGGTGGAGGCCGAGGTGGCTGGAGCGCGCCCTCCGGGCGCAGGGGCTCAACGGCACCGCATACCGCTTCCCCTACGGCGACCTCAAGGAGAACGCGCGGTTCAGCAAGGAGGCGCGCGCCAAGCCCATGCCCCTCGCCCACAACATCATCCCTCGCCTTCTCCCTTTTTTAAATCGTGCCATGGACGAGTACG GTAAGATATCATTCACATGGTTCGGGCCTGTGCCGCAAGTGACCATCACGGATCCGGAGCTGGTGAGGGAGGTTCTATCCAATAAGTTCGGCCACTTCGGGAAGCCGAAGCAGCACCCCCTTGGCCGATTCTTCGCCAGAGGCCTCGCTGTGTACGAAGGCGAAAAGTGGGTCAAACATAGGAGGATTCTGAATCCTGCTTTCCATGCGGAGAAGCTAAAG CGAATGTTGCCGGCATTCTCTGCTTGCTGTAGTGATCTGATGGATAGATGGGAGAATATGGCGGGCTCTGAGGCATGTTATGAGTTAGATGTTTGGCCTGAGCTCCAAAGCTTCACTGGAGATGTCATTTCACGAACTGCGTTCGGTAGCAGCTACGAAGAAGGAAGGCCAATTTTCCATCTTCAAGCTGAGCAGGCTGAGCTCATTATTCAGGTTGTCCAAAATCTTTATGTCCCAGGGTACAG gtttcttcccacccCAAAGAACAAGAGAATAAAAGCAATTGATAGAGAGATCCGATCGATTCTGAGAGGCATAATAAAGAAGAGAGAACAGGATATAAAGACTGGAAAGGCAAGCACCGATGACCTGTTGGGCCTGTTGATGGAGTCCAACATGAAGCACTTACAAGAAGATGGGAACAAGAATGCCGGGATGACAACCGAAGATGTGATTGAAGAATGCAAGCTCTTCTACTTTGCAGGGCAGGAGACAACATCTGTGTTGCTGACATGGACAATGATCTGCTTGAGCATGCATCCTACGTGGCAGGTCCGCGCTAGAGAAGAAGTTCTTCGAGTCTTTGGCTATAACAAACCCGATTTGGATGGCTTGAGCCACTTAAAGATC GTGACCATGATTCTGTATGAGGTGCTCAGGCTATACCCTCCAGCAATTCTCCTCCAGAGGCAGACATACAAGACGATGAAACTTGGGGATGTGGTTTACCCACCAGGAGTTCTCCTCCTGCTGCATTTAATCTTCGTCCACCATGATCCAAACCTGTGGGGCAAAGATGCCAGTGAGTTCAATCCAGAGAGGTTCGCCGAAGGGGTCTCAAAGGCGTCGAAGGAACAGGTTGCGTTCTTCCCGTTCGGCGGAGGCCCACGAATTTGCATCGGCCAGAACTTTGCGTTGCTGGAAGCAAAGATGGGACTGAGCATGATTCTTCAGCATTTCTCCTTTGATCTCTCGCCGTCGTATGCTCACGCTCCCCACACTGTTTTGACTCTTCATCCCCAGCACGGTGCTCAAATAAGGTTTCGAAAACTCTAA